GAAACACTGAAGATGAGCCTTCACCTCCAAAAGAAGGCTCCGGTGCTGCATTCAATGTCAACGTCAACGTCAacatggagatggaggcgGCAACAGAGCCGCAAATGGACCAACCTCGACTCAGTATCGAGGGACAGGTGTAGGCAACTCCGGCGGTTCTTGTCTTATTTTGTGCTTGTGCTTTAATACCCAAAAGCGAGAAAGTCAGAAGAACTAAAAATGGAGGGATTGAAACTGATCTCTCAGCAGCCTGCATTACCTTTGCTTCTAACGCATTCTCTTTGTaccatttttctttttctttttcttttcgttcTATTGCTTTCTATGCTGTCGACAATACCCCCGAGCCCAAGTGCCACACTATCATAGTTTGCATCAATTTATCCTGTGTTGAGCAGTAATTTccatgctttttttttagaagATCTGAAGATCTATAGCATACAGACGAATATCCAAAACTATGTAAGAGGAACTAAGGACCAGCTCGATCGATATTCTCAAGTGTCAACATCTATATCTCGATTTATtgttttaaaaaaaaatctttgaTGCCACACATTCCATCCATCATGCATAGTTCATTCGAGTATATGCAAGCATGGGCATTACAGACTCCCAAAGAAAGACCCATCAGACCGAACAGAGCAGAGAACACAGAGCCGAacaggccaaaaaaaaagttgaatACCAGTACTTTCAATCAAAAAATCATTCCAGCGTGAAAATAAGAACAGGACCACGTACCGTTAAAGAGACTCACCAGAAAAGTGCAATCGAAAAGATCAAACACATCTAGTAGAAACTCTCCACAATACTTTCCTTATTAACACCAGCCCCGCCAGCACCACCGGGCGCCATCTCGCCAAGTCTGAACACAGACTCGATTACGCTCAGCTCGGTGGCTGTGGTGTCCAGTCCGGTGATGGCGAGCCAGTCGTTGACAACCATGCCGGCACCGACAACAGGAGAACCGCGGTTCACACTGCCTGCCACGAGGGGAACTTGCAGGAGAGAGGAGAGCTCGTCCTGGTCGCGGATTGAGGTCTTGGGGTGCACGATTCCACCTTGGTTCGAGAGGGCCATGTACGAGCCTGTGAGGACGTTGTCGGCTACTGTTTGGCGGAAGACTTCTACACCGAGAACGTCGGCGATGCTATGGAAAAGAATGGTGTCAGTTTAGAAaagggaaggggggggggggggggagaaagaAAGGTTGAGATGGAACGGAATGAGATTGGGTGTCCAGGCGCTGCaaaggatttttttttactcacATCTCCTCGGTCTCGCGCTCCAGATCGGGGTGCACGATTGCAACGTGATCGTTACAGCAGATAACATTTCCGAGCGCGGAGAGTCGCTCTTCTATGCGTTGGATTTTGACTTCGGACGGAAGCGTGTTGCGCAGGTGTTGCAATTCTTGATCTGTGGTGGTTGTAGGGACAAGGAGACCGTTGCGGTTACTGAGGGCGAGATGTTAGCATTTACGTTTGATGAAAGTTTTCCTCCCTGGCAGAAAACGCAGAAAAGATTGGTCATTTTGAACAGGCCATGTCGACTCACCCGACGATTAGCCGACCGACAATGCGGGTTCCGGCGATGGTTGCGTGGCAGATTGGAATGACATCTTGGAGTTCAGATTCGAAGACACTGAATTTGCGCGTTAGTTGAGGCTGTTCATAGGTGCATTGGGGCAGAGGTTGAAGGGTGAGTT
Above is a genomic segment from Penicillium digitatum chromosome 3, complete sequence containing:
- a CDS encoding Translation initiation factor eIF-6, putative, whose translation is MAVRAQFENSNEVGVFSCLTNAYAIVAVGASENFYSVFESELQDVIPICHATIAGTRIVGRLIVGNRNGLLVPTTTTDQELQHLRNTLPSEVKIQRIEERLSALGNVICCNDHVAIVHPDLERETEEIIADVLGVEVFRQTVADNVLTGSYMALSNQGGIVHPKTSIRDQDELSSLLQVPLVAGSVNRGSPVVGAGMVVNDWLAITGLDTTATELSVIESVFRLGEMAPGGAGGAGVNKESIVESFY